The following DNA comes from Lates calcarifer isolate ASB-BC8 linkage group LG2, TLL_Latcal_v3, whole genome shotgun sequence.
AACCTTTACTATGTAATTATTGGTAtgatcaaacaaataaaatctaaattagtttgataaaaaaaataaaaaaataaaataaaaaaaaaaaagcagtacCGCCAGAATGGAAAACATAGTAGAGCAACTATATATTCTTGATCATGGCTGTAATTACCATCAGTGTTCAAAATGCTATAATAATGGttaaaacatgattttgaaGGATGAAATATGCTACTGTAAATGGAGAGTAAGAAggtcaaaatattttttgtcctAATTTTCTGTTTAAGTCTCTTTACTGTAACTGGATCTCCCCAGTTTCATTCTGTCTTTCCACTCTAAAGACAAAGgtgaatgttttctttgttctagTATCAATATAATCACCGGGAATATGGGAAACTTCAGTTTAGTGAATAAACAGTCAGTTCTTCATTCAGCAGGCTTTATGACGCTGATATCCTAGCTTGGGAAAATCCCTCATATATTTTTCATAGCTTTTACCATGTGGTGATAttagaaaacacattattttcctgCATGGTTGGTCATGGGACTGTCAACCAGGTTCCTCTCAGACGCTGTCCAAAGTGATCCCTCATTGAACAGCTCTGGCTTCAGATGCCACATGCAGTGACCTGCTGAATGTTTCCACCCAATGTGAAAAGATCTCTCCAGACCTACTTCATTATTTGTCACACAAGAAAAGTGAGTTAACTAATCACCAACTCAATATTGGACTTAAGGACCTTTTACTGTAGCAATCTAATGAGTGattattttactgctgttttacAAGGTCTACCTAACTAACACGAAGTAGCTCTCCGGTAAAAAGGATAAGCAGCATAACTCCATAAGTCCAACCGTCCTGCATAGGAGACTAAAAGAGTCACAGAACAACTGAAAACGGTGTATACtttgtaattattttgtgtcaccttgtggttgttttttaaCTGAGCTCTTTGACACAATGAGAATGCTCTTCCAGACCAGTTATATAGTAACTTTGTAAAGTATTCCATATTCATAGTTCTGAATTTTTCGATGAGGAAGATAGCTGTTTGTTTGGTGAAGGTGTTGTTATAGGTAGGCTAATGCTCGGGGTTGTCTGGGGCAGAACGCTGCCGTTTAAAATTAGCTACATAGCTAAAATATCTTAAGCCTGGAACAAGCTAGACCAAGGACTTTAAACGTATGTGCTGCAGCTTTATTATCAGTACAGCTTTCTTTTATGCTATCGTTTTGTGTGTACAAAGTAATACAAAGTAGAAACGTTGTACTTTTTTGTGCAACTTTCTTACCTTTTATCAAAAAATATGATGATAGGGTGTATCTGAGATCTTCGTTTTAAAcaagatttcagtttttgtgtacTCCAGCTTATAACGAGTACTTGTACTTCATAGTCGTTCggttaaatatatatatttatgttgtgaattattttgaaagtgaaTCCGGAAATGTGTTATTGACGTTCCTCCGGGACGTTCTGACGCTCTGTACGACTTCACGTCAACGTAACGGCTCTATGACAAAAGCGAGCCGTGAGGTAGTGGTCTCCGAAACATGTCTGTTATCCCCTGGGTTGACATGCCGAACGTGACCGGGGATGGGAATCTCCCTGCCGCTTGAATCAGCTATCTACTGTACAGCTGCGAGTCAACTGGAGcgttaaaacaaacagaggcgAGCGGgctctttatttattcaagaGAAGATGGCGGAGTTCTCGCCCGTCCTACCGATGCGGGATGGAGGAGGACGGTTTGGCCAGCCCATCTTCCCTCGGTCCAGGTCCGGTTCCGAGTCAGAGAGCGAACTGTCCCAGAGCCTGGCCCGGACCAAGATTCGGTCGTACGGAAGCACGGCCAGCGTCACGGCCTCCCTCGGGGAGAAATACATTGAGCATCGGGTTACAGACAGTGATACCCTGCAAGGGATTGCTCTCAAATACGGTGTTACGGTAAGGTTGCCACACAACCACTGCAATGTTAGTTTGGTCTTTATGTTCATCTTGACAAGAAGATGATGGATTATGAAATCAGGGGGTAATACATTGTATCACTAGTCTATTCACTTTCAAGAGGAGCCAACCACAACATCACACCTATTTGCCATTTCATGTTTACTTCTGTGTGCGCTGATCTGTCAGCACACCATAGTTTGGTTCTCTTTAAAATCAATCAATGGACCAAAGTAAACTTGACTCCCAAAGTGCCTCATTTAAGTCTATGAGCAGTCAGTATTATGCTGGTGTTGCAACAGCAGGAGTTTCAGCATCCTGGAAAGAGATGTGACCCAACACAAAATTTCTGTATTTCACTTCACCTAGTGGGAATAGGGGTTTACTGGGATTAACTCACTTCTTGATTTTACTACCATTTTCAAAACATGTGCCATCACTAATGAAGTGAAAGGTTTGTGCTCACTAAAGGCAACAGGATCAGTATTGTTTAGAAATAAGGAAGTGGGTAATGGGGAGAGGTGGTTTTCCTTTAGATGGCTCACAATCATAGGTCACGCTCTCCTCCACACAActttcaaagtgaaaacacaggtGAGCAAAAGTGAAAAGTTTATCAagtttgcacacacacttcaccaGCTAAAGGTGCAACCAGGTAAAGTTGCAACAAAGTTGCAATGTATTATAACATAATTAAATGGGGTCCAGCAACAAAACTTTTACCCCAGGAAGGCCTTACAGAGTAATCCAGCAATCTTCAAGCTACTGTCTAGATAGagtttattttagaaaatattcTTAATTCTACTTTTTCatactaaaaaaacaaaacaaaaacactttggaCAATTACCTGCCACAAGTCATCCACTCCTGATTTGGTGGAGGATACCCCCTGAGCACACTAAATGTTAGTTTCCTCACATTTTGAAATTGTAAGATGGCAATTTGATGTTTGGAAAGAAGCTAAATCTACATGCAAAGACTTTGTAAATTAAGCAATGCAAAATTTAGCATGCTCAAACAGCTGCTAACACACCTTAGATAATCTTACAGTACAGGTTCAGTGAGCTTGAAGGTAATCAGGTAAAAGCCTTttacttttgtttcatttacaaGGAATCAAAAAGATTTAAAGGCTGAATGTTAGGTAAGCACAATATTAACAGTGTTTTATGTTGATGAAAGATAATATCCTTTTctaacatttatatttatgtagaGTGTaaaggacaaagacagaagtgATACTAGTCATGGTGGCATTCACAGAAAAGTACCTATTAACACTATCCTTTTTGTTGTCGCCCTGATATGCCAGATGGAGCAAATCAAGAGAGCCAACAAGTTGTTCAGCAACGACTGCATCTTCTTGAGGAACAGCCTCAACATCCCTGTGGTGTCCGAGAAGCGCTCCATATTTAATGGACTGTCTCTGGAGTCTCCTGATGGGGACGGGGAAGCAGCATGCCAGGAGGCAGACACACCCTGTATAATGACGCAGGATATTGAGGGACCCTCGCCAACTGCTTCCCCGCCCCCCGGGGACTCCAAACCCCCCCAGCCCCAGCCCCAGCCAGAGGAGCTGTCAGCCAAAGACTTCTTACACAGACTGGACTTGCAAATTAAACAGTCAAAGCAGGCTGCACGCAGgctgaaagaggaggaagtaAGGTGAGGTGGCCACACACACCCAGCCGAGTGCtacttattttctgtgtgttgacGATAACACTCTTTGAGACCAGACTGTGAACGCTCACTGCCAgtaattttattttggtgttttaCTGAATTAGAAAACATCACCTGGACCAGCTCTTCCCTAATGGTCCAGTTAGACCTGTGCTGGCGGAGCATGGCATCCAGTCAGATTGTGTTTATTCTGGGTGGGCCGCTGACTCTTGCCTCACATTCAGAATAATGGTTGATGGatacctgctgctgtttcttggTTTGGTGTTCTCTCAGTGAATGACTGTGAACACTGAGTCATTTTTTCAGCCTGCCAAATTTTGAGTGTTAGTTGCATCTCGAGAGGGTTTAGTTCGCAGTATATATTTGTACAGTTTCTACGATAAAGCCCTGCATCTGTAGGTAAAGCTTGGGTGTTTTGCCACCATGCTGTTACAGTTCATAGCCCCCTTTTCCCAATAGCAGATGACCACAGCTCAAAGACTCACAATGGGACTAACTAACTTATCATCTTACGCTTAGTTTGCTTGTAGGAAATGGGGCCCAGATTCTTGTCCCTGAGCTCAGGGGGTGATTGTCAGAAGTTCCAGTCAGCAGGAAGACAGACAAACGGTAGGGAAAGTGAAAATGCTCTCACAAAAGGTAGATCCAAGATCAGAATCATGGTATTCCGGATCTGACGGACTAGTCAGATGCCACAGTTATGCAACAGTCAGGTATTTAAGCAGGAGATTTGGCTTGCTGAATCAGGCCTGAGTATGTCTTCCTGACACTGCGTGTTGAGACAGGGAACGCTTTCACGTCTGCTCGGATAGTGAGGTAGTAATAGATGCCTGGCATACACCCATTCATAGAGAAGCAGGCTTTGTTGGTACTATCAGTTTAATGAGGACTGAGTCACACTGCAGCAGTCTCCTCTACAGACACATACCCTGTTTTTCCACTTCAGGCTCTCTAAAAGTATTTGGCTCATACTGTAACAGCTGTTATGTTAATGCTCTTCATGCTGAGCTCAGGATAACATTGTCAGACTGTAATATTACAGTCCACACCAGCTACACCAGcatcaactgtccagtttttgtCCAATTTCtattatgaaaatatgaaatcatGTTTCATGTTCCAGTTTCTCCCGAAAGAATAAATAGCGTTTTACCATATTAACCTATGAAACAGTTCATACCATATCATGCCTCTATTATGTCTTATACAATCACAGAGTAATACAATTTTGCATTTTCACTATATAGCGTAATATTATAATTCAGTTTTCAAGAACAGCGTGAGAAGAATTGCTCAAATCAATAAATCtttcagtcatattttaaataaagatttcataACTGAATTATTCtgttaaatacatttcaagGACTATATTCATTAGGATCATGCAATTAACAGTCATTACTTAGTCCATGTTTCAAATACTCCTAACATTGTGACCACTATCTGTCAATGTTTCCTGACAATATTCTATGTTCACTGACTGCATAACATTtcctattatttttattatgatgTGCCAGTAACTCTAAATCTGCGTTTTGTTTGACAAAGGCACGTGCCTTGAGTAAATGTGTTAGACAGAGTTTCTATTTTCTCTTAAAATGTTTACTCACCAGCTGAGGCAAAGTGGAGCTTTATGTTAAGCCCAGTCTTTGACTCCAGCCACATCTAAGACTGTGCctgtggagctgcagtgtgtttgtttagacAGAGGCTCACTTCGTTGTTTCCACACAGTCCTAGAGCAAACAGAGACCGCATGCCTGTTTGGCTTTCTCCCTAAGATGAAACAAACCACAGATCTCTGAAGCTTTAAGTGTAGGGAATAGTGTAATGGAATAGCAGATACATTTCCTTTAGAAGActtcacattttaatatatCTTCTAGGTTGATATCACTACCCATAATATGATTATGGATTTACATTGTGACAATTTGCCTGAAAATGTGGCCACATGATTCTACAAACTCCAGGTCCAATGATATCTTCCCTGTCACTTACATTTATTGTAATCATTTAAGAACTTTATTTATGCTGCACTTTTCAAAGCAGGAGTTACATAATgatagtaaacaaacaaaaggatattaaaaagaaaagattatgAGGATAATagagtgattaaaaaaagacacacactcttGTGCTAAATAAGATGCAAGAAACAAGTTCAAATTTATGAGTCGCAACAAATTTGTAGTAAAGTAAATTAGAAcaagttttaattaaaattttcagttgttaaatatgtaaatgtacagtatgtcaaaaAAGACTCAGATAGACCAATTATagaaaatctgtattttcagaAGTAATTTAGAACAAGACCTTGAGTTTGCTAGCTTCATCTCATCAACTGGGCTGTTTCAAAACACTCACTTAATTCTTGATGCCGTAAACATAACCTCATGAAGTGGAATCAAAACTTCTCTGTTCACCTGGTTGTTCTATGGACCAAGACCTGGCTCAGTATATAACAGTAGATATAGATAGAGATACTGTCTCAGACAGACAAACTAAAAGACAAGGTAAAGTTTAGAATTTGCTCAAAGGTGGTTCGAAACAGCTGAGTAGTGTAGGATTAGACAGGTTTTGCTCTGCACCGCATCTTTAGGAGAACTCAATATCTTTGGAATCTATTTGAACAGTTAGCCTTTTCCATTCTTCACCTTTCTTGGAAGGTTTAAAGGATTGATTCTGTTGCTCCTTTGGGATGTCAGAGGTCTAATATAGACAGAGAAAATCCTCCACTCTGTGGCTGATCTGATTCAGCCTCCTATTTTACTGTTCTCTCATCTCACATTTCTTGCAAATTTATGATGTAAAGCTTTCATTTCCAACCTCTATTGATTTTGACCCTTCCATATTTCATCCcctaattattaatatttctcaGCAGCTACACTCCTCTCTGTGAATTGTTTAGGCATAGACAATACCTCTTGTGATGGCTGGCAGTTCTTAAGTAGCTTTTGTAAAATTGTGgtaagttaaaaataaataaatgaatgtaaaactTTTTGATGGGTGTGCTGTAGCAAGAGGTTCTTTTCTGGCCAGATGACCTCTCAGCTGTGACCAAGAACAATACGGCTGTTTGATTAGCCTCATCCATTATTCACACACTCACCTAGACGCTATGGTGACGTTaagaagatggagaaagagaggaagtgtgtgtgtgtgtgtgtatgtatgtatgtatgtgctgtTGTATTCATGTGTTTCCActatggaaaaaaaattaaaggttGTATATCTTCTCATTTGCAGGAGCAGTGAGGAGGACTACACGGCCCCCACAACGTCATACCAGGAGATTTAAATGATCAGTCTGTTTACCTGAAGCCCtgtgtcagtcacacacacacacacactaccacaATGTccttgcttttgttttttcctttacttttttgCTTTTACCAAACCACCTCGAACAGAAGTGTCATGTTTGCCTTTTATTTATTGATATGCAATTGTTATAATGTATATGATGGTTATTGTTTTGTATGGTTTTACTGGGCGCGCAGAGGAGCATCTGATATAAATAGCATCAGAGCACATGTGCCCATCCACTCATCTTATGCTTCTGAAGCTGCTGTACAGAACCCACCTGCTGCATATTTTCACATAAGCACACACTcgcatacactcacacacagacacacagagagcgCTAAGCAATTCCAGAAGGATTAGCTTGTTAGACTTGCTAACCGCTTCTGATGTTCTCAATCCCCTCCTAGAATAGTATCATTGGAAAGCATATTCGGGCCTTCCTCATCAGTGTTTACCCTGCCTGTGTGAGCTCACCCCAAACAGAGGCGGTGGATGGACTCAAGCCTTTGTTGCATTTGCTTCatagaagcttttttttttttcctttgggaACAGAAGGGATTCCTCTATTTTTGAAGTGTGAATgcattatttatgtgtgtggaGAACTGTCtgtaacagctgttttattgtgcttttaaattctgtttggttttatttggagaataaatatgtatttacagCAGACGTGGAAGACCTCGAGTGTTTTCTTGACAATGCAGGTTCTGTGCACGTCTGTCGTTGGTGTTTTGTTGGTGCTGCTTCATTATCAACAGTTAAGTACACAGGTAAAGAAAAGGCAATGTTTtaattgcttttacatttttaggaaaaaatcacaaatatttacatttaaaaatacttcATCTTGTGTCTCTACAGAGATGTAAATTTTGAACTCACAGAGACATGCAGAGTAGATGATACAGACATCGCCCCCTAGTGGGCCCCAGGAATtacagcagaacagaacagaagagTACAAAGGGCACCGACATGATAACacaagaaatatatttttttggtaAATAAAAAGCAAGAGTACATTAAGGTTTTACATATATGCTGGAAAAAAATTAGGATAATAGGCTAAGACAGGTTACACATAATGATTACAATTTGatatatgtgtattttgttgcaaaaaaatgttttggaaaaGTAGTTGATGACAAAGCTACGGCATCATACTCTCATAACATTCATTTCTCACAGGAGTCAGGTAGGAGTAAATGCTAGCATTTAGTTGGACGTGTGAGCTtgttacataaaatattttgatttcTCTCAATAATAGGCTATTCTAGTGATTATTACTCTGCAATCTTGGCGTGCAAATATGATCAGTTAGGGAGCTGTAAGGAGtaaatttactgttttgttgATAGTATTTTTAAATTCCTTTTCTTGATAGATATTGGGAATGTCTGAGAGGGTAAACAAGTTCCCCTAAGCAGGTAGTTTTGAATACACAGTATATACTTTACCATGCCATGGGAAataactgtcagtgttttgtatGTTGGAGAGCTTAGTTTCATATTCAGTCCTGTGATTTAGGCCAGAGGTGGGTTGGGGGATGGATGATAGCATTACAGGCTACTGTAGATCCTCTTGATGGTGTCGCCCTCATCCTTGGCAATGATGCCCTTCTCAATGTAGGAGTCGACCTGCTGGTCCATGAAGTCCTTCAGCTTGGACAGATCATAATCTGGAAAGTCAAACAAAGAATCACAGGTTTATAAACCAGAGACCCAGATGGGAAGGATCATGAAGCTACGGTGGTTAGAAGGAGAGATCAGACATCAAAATCTTGAAGGAACTGTCTCCTTAAGACAGCACACCCAAACAAGCTGTAATCTGGTGCGGTCGTTCTTTATCATGGAGGATTGAGGTCAGAGTTAGCACATTTGTCTGGGGTTAAGAAGACACCACATACAAGCATGAAATAAGAGGGCCAAACACAATTGCCAAGTTATACTTCTTACAATGCAATGGTTCCTTACTTAATTTATTTGTACCCATAATTAGATTTGGTTTGCAGTACATGAGCCATCCATCTTGACACACATTTTACGAATAAGACAATAGACAAACATAACAAAAGTACTTCTCATATACTGAAAGAGCTCAATATATCTATGAAAAATACCTTCATTCAACTATTTTTCTGAAGTACCATTTGTATTCACCTTGCTCCAGACAAGTCATTATCTTTTAACAGAGTACCATAAGGCTGCGATAGGATGTGGCTATATTTGGAGATGAACACAACCTAATGCTGTATTATCCATCATGGTAACAAATGAGTTTCCGAGTgcagacaaacagctgctgcaccaCCTCTCCCTGCTCTAACTGACTCTGAATACAGGGGGAGCAGAAGGATAGAGGACAGCCAAGAAGTCACACAACAACTTCTGTGCCTTCCAAATTACACGCAACAGCGGCAACAATTTATTGCATTGCTTCGAGATACAGTTGCTTTGCCGATGACAAACATGACGTGAGTGAGGGATTAACAGAATGTGATTAGAGGCCGCACCGGTTCTCTCAATCTTGGCTGTGAGGAGCCACGAGCCAAAACCAGGATGTTGCCTCTATGTCCATCTGCTCCTCTGGCTAATCTGTGTAGTGTGTAGGcgtatgcacaaacacacacacacacatatccacacatttacacagacacacacagactccgCTGAGATTGTCCTAATGGGTGCTTCTAGTAGAGTAAACACAATAAATGGCCCATCTCCGACTCTGTTACTATGACACTGTTTTTTTGCTTGAGAAGGCTTTTGTTCTCCACCAGCTGTACTTTCTAcgaagaaaaagaaaatatatagaGAGTAATGAGGAGAAATGTAGAGAGCACTTTAATAtaaaagtctgattctgattctgatatgGTACAAGGTCTGCTAGAAATCTAAGTCCTGATGCTGAATCATTTTAGCTACTTAGAGTCCTGCTATGGGAAAATTGGGTGATTTTAGGAGGcatattttgtctgtgtgtgtactcatCTGGTTTGACACcattatctgtctgtctcctctgcccaGATCACTGACAGGCAGGCTGGGAGGCTCCTGTTGTCCCAGACAACCACTCAACACACTTGAATGCTAATGAGGTGTCCTATATAGAGCCTGGTCGGAGATGAGCACCAAACAAAACTTCCCTGCTGCTCCGGCCCCTCTGCTcccctctgctctgcagtgCTATAAGCTCAGTCTCaggttctttttttcttcatgcgCACACAAATCTAggtcaaactttgttttttcatctgtaACTCCTCCGTCTTTGAATTGTTTTTTCTGACTCACTTGAGGCTGATTCACCTATTGATTGGTTCAGATTAGATCAGGTCTGTGAACGTTAACAGTAAATTAAAAGCTAAAACTTTGCTTTTTTGCCTGAGAAGTCCTACTGTGATGATCACCAATGGCCTGAATAGTGAGAACTCATTAACATTTCATTCTCCTCCGTTTAATTAAGCACCACTGGGCATTGATTTTACACTGTGGAGAGTCCAAACAGCAGGCATCTCCTGTTAGACGAGAGCACTGTTGGGTGTGAAACTACCACAGTTTTCACAGCTCTGCAGACTGGTGCAGTTTATGGGTCATATGCTGCTTCTTTATGAATgctgacatttacagtatgGATAAGGCAGtgaatgtaaatacacactcacaagtGCTATACATCTTGAAATATGAGCAGACACTGATGACAAAGATGTCACAGTCTTATCATGACTTTTTAGAGTTTTTGTAAAAGAAGTGATAATTATGGACCAGGTTCAATATCTATGACTGCACCTCCTTTTCACACTCTCGCACTTGCACCTGAAAACATGCCTATGTCGAGGAACAGGTAGGAGGGAATATATGAACAGACTTTTATTTCTCTGAACAAGGCAGCTGTATCATGAGTAATTAGGACAGACTCATCAAGAATTATCCATATTCATGAGATCTGGAGAGAGGCATCTATCCCGGTATCCCACGCTCATTTAAATTGCAAATTAAGGCAAACAAAAGAGACTTCAAATTTTCTGTTCTTTAGTGTGTAGCGTCAGACCTGTCTGTGACCCACCACAGCTCGGTGAGGAGATGAGGGTTTGCAAATGAGGATGTTTTCTTGTTCAGGCTCTTAAAACTCAGCCAAGATTGGAGAGGGGAGAACAGTTTAGAGTGACTagttaaaatggaaatgttagTGTACCCAGATATAACAGATCCTCTGTGTGCACAGATCTTTAAGTAGAAAAACAAGATTCAGATCTGTCtcatttatgtaaaaaaaaaaaaaggattatgTCTCACCATCTTTGCCCtcttctttgttgtgtttcttcAGCCACTCAATGTTCTTCCTGATGGCCTCCAGATAAGTCTCTGACTTGCCAGGCTGATCTGAAGGcaaggaagaaaaggagatgTGAGAATTCTCTTCTCTTAATGtattagaaaacagaaaataattgaatttcCCTTTACTTCTACTGCAGTACATTAGCACCCACAAGAGTTTAGTTTCCACTAAAGGATGACAGTGCTATCTTAGGCttatcaattatttacaccAAAAAATTTCCCTACAGCAAGActtctgcattattttttacatttcagctgCAATGGGAAAACACTGGCAACCAGGATTTTCATATTAAAGACTTCGTAAGAGTCTCAATGTGAGAAAATGGTAGGTGACACATATATACTTCAAGTTTAACATTTAACCGCAGATCAAGCTAAAACAGTTGCTTAACCACAGATTAAATATGGATTATAACGCATGCCCTATTTTTTCCATAAATTTTATATTATGCAACTCAGTGCAGCCTGTTAACACACAGATAACACTGTTTATCTGACATTACTCAGGATTTACTTCATTTCCTGCTGAAACGAAGGTTCTGGTGGTAATCCTGCACTATGCTCttcattttgcttttcttttgcatgtgtgtctgtgtgtgtatttgttgtggaTTAGACTGATGAATGGGTACAGTACACTGTACAGGGGCAGAGAATAATGGCAGCTGTGACAGGCTTTCCTGTGAATGTTACTGGACTGGCCTAGTTCAAGgacaaacagggatttaactgTGATTGGCTCGGACTACGCACTgttgtttatttcctgtcagCCTTGccaagtgaaaacaaaagatcTGAAATGACCTTTCACTGAGGTGGAGTGAAGAAAAGGTTTTGCTTCATTTAAGTGATGTGGTGCAGAATTTGCTATATTTGAgaattttgaatttatttgagacatctgacacaaaacaaaacaataaaaccataatgccaaaaaaaaaaaaaaaaacccaacttaaaacaaaatgttagtCATGTAACATTCAAGGCACATCATTTTTGAGGGGCAAGTTATTTTTAGCAAATGATCAATTCACTAAACAAAAATCTATTCATGTTTCCTCTGGTCATCAGGATTGGATAGTGGACTGACTGGTCTCAGTTGATGGCTGCTCCTCCTTGGTTGAGTCTTTCAGGTTCTCGTATTCCTTCTGCATCTTGGCGGCCTCGGCTTTGGTGTTGTCGTCCTCATCCAAGTTTTTCCCTAcagcaaaaaaattaaaaagtatatGGAGTGTTGAAAATTGCTGCTCTGTTGCTGGTAGAGATGCTTATAGAcgtagttcaacattttgggaaatatgctcattcactttctggcagttgttaatttaatttgtagCAGTTGTCcccctgttttcagtcattatgctaagctTAACTAAGCTaagtggctgctggctgtagtttcatTATTAATGAACAGATTTGAGAGTGGTATTGACCCTCTCACCTGAAGCAaatattccccaaaatgtcaaactataaCACAACTAACGTTATATGTTTTCGTCCTGGCTTTGTCCCAGGTCAGAATGTATTACTTAAAACATGGTTCAGGTGCATAGCACATAATCACAACATCCACAGACAACCTCTATTTCATGTCAtaccctctctcttcccttgtTCCTTGTCCATTACGACACTACAAACCATATTTAAACCataactgacaaaataaaaacctttgaAAAGCTGTTAAGCCTATGTAGGTCCCCAGGGTCTAATGTACTTATCACATCTGACCATTATTTTATTGATGTCTGACATGTTTGGAGGATGATAAAGCTGTTTACCATTGGGTCCAGTGAAGTCAGGAGGCCCGAGAGACTTGCCCAGCTTGTTCTTGGTCTGCATGGCTATCATAGCATCCAGGTTCTCTGCAAGTGGGTGAAACAAGCCAAACATTTACTTTAGATTTGATCAGCATTGTGCCGTCAGTTCATTTTACACGACAATCAAtgacctccctctctccctcttaaGCGTTTGAAAGTGCCACGCTGTTCCTGTGTGACTCAGAGGGTGATTATCATTAGAAAGGGGTTT
Coding sequences within:
- the lysmd2 gene encoding lysM and putative peptidoglycan-binding domain-containing protein 2; the protein is MAEFSPVLPMRDGGGRFGQPIFPRSRSGSESESELSQSLARTKIRSYGSTASVTASLGEKYIEHRVTDSDTLQGIALKYGVTMEQIKRANKLFSNDCIFLRNSLNIPVVSEKRSIFNGLSLESPDGDGEAACQEADTPCIMTQDIEGPSPTASPPPGDSKPPQPQPQPEELSAKDFLHRLDLQIKQSKQAARRLKEEEVRSSEEDYTAPTTSYQEI